AGAGACGGCTAAGGGGGAGGCGATGATGGCGGAAGACTACTTCGTGAAAGTGATTCTAGAGCGGGAGAGCCTGAGAATACTGGGCGCCCACATCATAGGACCCGAGGCGTCAATCCTTATCCAGGAAATCGTAAACTTAATGTACTCTCACGGCACTGCCGAGCCGATCTACCGCGGAATGCACATCCATCCAGCTCTCTCGGAAGTTGTCGAGAGAGCGTTCTACCACCTGCACGAACCGGAGGATTGGAAAAGGCACATTCATCATGCGCACTAACTTTTCTTTGGAAATATTTTAGAAAGCTGTTAAGGTAAAAAAGTGGTATTTGATATCTTTCCTATCCTTCGACCCGCACCGCTCCGTACCAGGGCGTCCACTTCCCCCAGCCGGGGATATGACCAAAGACCGCGTTGACACCTATGAAGAGCGCGATTATTCCGGCGACCACCAGGAAGGCTATAGCGAGGTACGCGAGGGTCTTGCTCTTCTTGTAGAAGAACACCGGGGATAGCAGGACTGAGAGGCCTGTGAGGAAGTACATCAGGAATGTTAGCTCAGGTGTTCTCGTTAGCCTGTACGTCAGGATTCCGAGGCCGTGTGCAATCGGGATAATGCCGAGAAACGCGAAGCCTAGGCTCGTGTACATAAGCTCTATCCGCATTAACAGGGATAAGCCTAAGACCAGGCAGGCTACGCCGAAAATCGCCCAGGGATCCATGAGGACGATGTTGTAGGGACCTGGGAACGGCCAGGTGATCGTAGCCCACACGCCAGTAGCGAGTGCGTAAACTCCTACGGCTAGGTAGTAGGCTCCGAAGCCGCGGTCTAGCTTCTCTTTCTCTGCTAGCGGCTTGACGAGGCTGAAGAACAGGTACACAGCTGAGGCGAAAAGCGTGGCGGCGAGCAGCATAAGCCAGGTGTCAAGGGGGTCCACGACGAGAAGCCGTTGTTGGTACAGCGTGTCGACGAGGGTCTGCTGCTGCAGCATCGTGGTATATAACGATGCAGAGGCATATAAAAACACATATGTCGAATTATGAATACTTCTTTCTTTTCATCGCTACTACGTTATTACTACGTCATGAATAATGTAATACATTGCCTAGATACCGAGTAGAGTTTCCATACCTCTGTGTGGGATGCATCCTGCAAGATACCTCTTCCTTTGCGTGAGGAAACCGCAAACGCTTTTTACGGTCTTTTTCTTTAAGTTTCGATGGGAGATGAAGGCAGCAGTTCTGGTAGAGGATTTGTTCGACGAGAGAGAGCTCATATTCCCCCTTTACAGGTTGAAGGAGCTCGGCTTCCAGGTCGACGTCGTGGGGCCTGAGGTCAGGGAGTACCGCGGCAAGGTAGGCTTAACTGTCAAGGCGGATAGAGACGCGCAGAGCGCGCTCCGCGAGGAGTACAGCGTGCTCTGGATACCTGGCGGCTACGCTCCCGATAGGCTCAGGCGGAGCCGCGCGATACTAGAGCTTGTGAAGAAGGTTGCGGAGAAGGGCGTGGTTGCGGCGGTGTGCCATGCGCCCTGGGTGCTGATCTCTGCAGGGCTCGTGAAGGGTCGCAGGATCTCCGCTTTCTTTTCGATCCACGACGATTTGCGGAACGCTGGAGCGCTCGTCGTCGACGAGCCGTACGTGCGCGACGGCAATATAATCACGGGCACTGACCCGGAAGCGATGCCGGGGATGTTCAAGCTGCTGGTGGAAGCCTTGAAGGAAAGAGGGCTTCTAGCCTAGCGCTTTCACATGCCCGCAAACCGGGCAGTTCTCCCTCTTCTTTACGTTGATCACGTCGAAAGAGCCCTGCACCCCGTCGAATATGAGCAGCTTACCTGCTAAGGGCTGCCCATAGCCCGTGATGAGCTTCACTGCCTCCAGTGCTTCGAGTGTGCCGAGGACGCCCGGTGTAGGGCCAGCTACGGGGAACGTTTTCTCCTCGGGCGGGTCCTCGGGCAGCAGGCAGCGCAGGCATGCGCTTTCACCAGGCTTCACGACCATGAGCTGCCCGTAAAGCCCCCTGACCGCCGCGTGAACCAGAGGCTTGCCCAGCTTCACGCACGCCTCGTTTAGGAGGAACCTGGTCTTCCAGTTATCGAGGCAGTCCACCACGACATCTGCCTCCGCTACTAGCTGCTCGGCTCGCTCGAGCGTTTCGAGCTTCCCGAAGACCTGAACGACTTTCACGTGAGGGTTCAGCTCGCTTAGCTTGCTCGCCGCGCTGGACACTTTTTCCCTACCGATGTCGGGTGTCCAGTGCAGCACCTGCCTGTTGAGGTTGCTGAGCTCAACCTTCTCGGAATCCACGAGGATGATTCTACCCACGCCTGCAGCCGCCAGGTACATCGCAGCTGGAGAGCCGAGCCCGCCCACCCCCACGACGAGCACCGTGGAAGACTTCAGCTTCTTCTGGGCTTCCAGCCCCCACACTCTAAGCTGCCTGTCGTACCTCTCAACCTCCTCCGGGGTTAAGTCCACCATCCTCCCACCTCGAGGGCTGTCGCCCACCCACCGGCGCGCCGCTTCATTCTCGGCCTGGAGCCGCGTCGCGGCGTGTGCGTAGGGTGGGCGAGTCAGGCTACCTACCTCAGATCACCTTTCACGCCAAGGGGAACGCTCATCACTCCAGACTTGTATACGCGTTAGCCGTTTTAAGCTATCGCGCCTATCGGGCTTGTGAAAGCGTTCGCAGTTGTAGGCTTCAAAGACTCTGGGAAAACAACGCTTGCGGAGAAGCTGGTCGGGATCCTGGCCTCGCGGGGCTACCGGGTAGCGGCGGTGAAGCACGCTCACAGCGGGCTGAACTTGCAGGGCGACTCTGCCAGGCTCTTCGCCGCTGGCGCTGAGCGGGTGATAGCGCTGTCTGAGAACGCCTCAGAGGTGATCGCCGGGAGCTTGAGCCTAGAGGAGGCTCTGGCAGCGCTGAGAGCTTACGACTTCGTGGTTGTGGAGGGCTTTAAGGAGCGCTTCCCGGGGGTAAGGGTCGCGGTTGCTAGGAGCCGGGAGGAGCTGGAGAAGCTGCAGAGCCCGCTGCTGGTCGCCGCCTACTCGGCAGCTGAGCTGGGGGGTGCTAGCGTTCCCGTCTTCAAGCCTGGGGAGGAGGAGCGGCTGGCCGACTTGCTTACCGAGAAGGCTTTCGAGCCGCCTGCCGGGCTTAACTGCGGTTTCTGCGGGTTTAGCAGCTGTATCGAGTTCGCTCGTGCTGTAGCAAAGGGCGAGGTTTCGCCCTCGGGCTGCCGGGTGCTAGCTTCGAGAGTCAAGCTCGTCGTCGACGGTAAAGCAGTCGAGCTCAACCCCTTCGTGCAGGACGTAATAAGGAACGTGGTCAGAGCCCTGGTTTCCACGCTGAAGGGGGTTGGAGAGAGGCCGGGTAGAGTGGAGCTCGTGCTTATAGATTAGTGCCGCGAAGTTTTTGTCCACGCAGTGCCGGTGAAGCCTCGATGGAAACAACGCTCGTGGGGAGCTTCCCCCTTGAGCCGAAGAGGGAGAACCTAGCCCGCGCGTTAGAAGATCAAGCGGAGCTCGGCGTAACGTACCCCGTCCTGCCGCAGCTGAGGGATTTTGTGCTGATGTACGTTGAGCCCCTCGTCGCTAAGGGGGTTCTCAGCCTCGAGCACACGGGCTACGTGCTCCGCGGCGATCCTCTCAGCGTGGAGCCCGAGGTGCCTGAGGATCTCGTCGAGGCGGCGGATATAGCGGCGGATCTGGGGCTCCGGTACCGTGTCCCCTTCACAGGCCCTTTCACTATCGCGTCGCGGATAGCTCTCCCCGGGGGGAAGCCCGGGGATATCATGTCCTCTGTCCTTTCCTCCCGGGAGGCTCTGGAGCCCCTGCTCGAGTACGTGCGCGGGATGGCGCGTGAAGTCTACTCCAGTCTTCGCGGTTACATCTACTGTGTCGACGAGCCT
This region of Thermofilum sp. genomic DNA includes:
- a CDS encoding DUF981 family protein, which codes for MLQQQTLVDTLYQQRLLVVDPLDTWLMLLAATLFASAVYLFFSLVKPLAEKEKLDRGFGAYYLAVGVYALATGVWATITWPFPGPYNIVLMDPWAIFGVACLVLGLSLLMRIELMYTSLGFAFLGIIPIAHGLGILTYRLTRTPELTFLMYFLTGLSVLLSPVFFYKKSKTLAYLAIAFLVVAGIIALFIGVNAVFGHIPGWGKWTPWYGAVRVEG
- a CDS encoding type 1 glutamine amidotransferase domain-containing protein, with protein sequence MKAAVLVEDLFDERELIFPLYRLKELGFQVDVVGPEVREYRGKVGLTVKADRDAQSALREEYSVLWIPGGYAPDRLRRSRAILELVKKVAEKGVVAAVCHAPWVLISAGLVKGRRISAFFSIHDDLRNAGALVVDEPYVRDGNIITGTDPEAMPGMFKLLVEALKERGLLA
- a CDS encoding HesA/MoeB/ThiF family protein is translated as MVDLTPEEVERYDRQLRVWGLEAQKKLKSSTVLVVGVGGLGSPAAMYLAAAGVGRIILVDSEKVELSNLNRQVLHWTPDIGREKVSSAASKLSELNPHVKVVQVFGKLETLERAEQLVAEADVVVDCLDNWKTRFLLNEACVKLGKPLVHAAVRGLYGQLMVVKPGESACLRCLLPEDPPEEKTFPVAGPTPGVLGTLEALEAVKLITGYGQPLAGKLLIFDGVQGSFDVINVKKRENCPVCGHVKALG
- the mobB gene encoding molybdopterin-guanine dinucleotide biosynthesis protein B; translated protein: MKAFAVVGFKDSGKTTLAEKLVGILASRGYRVAAVKHAHSGLNLQGDSARLFAAGAERVIALSENASEVIAGSLSLEEALAALRAYDFVVVEGFKERFPGVRVAVARSREELEKLQSPLLVAAYSAAELGGASVPVFKPGEEERLADLLTEKAFEPPAGLNCGFCGFSSCIEFARAVAKGEVSPSGCRVLASRVKLVVDGKAVELNPFVQDVIRNVVRALVSTLKGVGERPGRVELVLID